In a genomic window of Kaistia algarum:
- a CDS encoding GntR family transcriptional regulator has translation MSKSPLTTQLQRRERRVLTDDVADSIREAILSGRIKGGDRLIEDDLAESLNVSRGPIRQAIFRLEQEGLVVHETHRGATVTQVSVEDASEIYSLRQALERLAIRSACERAQAEDLAPLEAILLLFQSIPRASMTRRRVAELDIDFHDALFRAARHARLYKAWEALRSQIFVFLLLRDGLPADYLTSWYRDHSRLLELVRTRDAEVAEATIAEHIGGAYKRLQEHMAEEEVLRIRAS, from the coding sequence ATGAGCAAGAGCCCCCTCACCACCCAGCTGCAGCGCCGCGAACGCCGCGTCCTCACCGACGATGTCGCCGATTCCATCCGCGAGGCGATCCTCTCCGGCAGGATCAAGGGCGGCGACCGGCTGATCGAGGATGATCTCGCCGAGAGCCTCAACGTCTCGCGCGGTCCGATCCGCCAAGCGATCTTCCGCCTCGAGCAGGAAGGGCTCGTCGTCCACGAGACGCATCGCGGCGCGACCGTGACACAGGTCTCTGTCGAGGACGCGAGCGAGATCTACAGCCTGCGCCAGGCACTGGAGCGGCTGGCCATTCGCAGCGCCTGCGAGAGGGCGCAGGCCGAGGATCTGGCGCCACTGGAAGCTATCCTATTGCTTTTTCAATCTATTCCGCGCGCCTCGATGACGCGGCGGCGCGTTGCGGAGCTCGACATCGACTTCCACGACGCGCTGTTCCGGGCTGCGCGTCACGCCCGGCTCTACAAGGCGTGGGAGGCGCTGCGCTCACAGATCTTCGTCTTCCTGCTGCTTCGCGACGGCCTGCCGGCAGACTATCTGACCTCCTGGTATCGCGACCATTCGCGGCTGCTGGAACTGGTCCGCACGCGGGACGCAGAGGTCGCGGAGGCGACGATCGCCGAGCATATTGGCGGCGCCTACAAGCGGCTGCAGGAGCATATGGCGGAGGAGGAAGTCCTGCGCATCCGCGCCAGCTGA
- a CDS encoding extracellular solute-binding protein, producing MTSNEVKSARAGKGPRPSRRQFLGGAAALGAATAGSFPIRSARSADRIPLKVMSWEQFQPGEKDGWNALFKKFNESQDKYTVDWTGWPASQYVSNVVIQAQAGGIDADVLMAMPDLSAQVIRKFNLAEPLDSVVEALGITPSAGHEFLRKDGKLYGLSAIDVNFALVYNKELFDKAGIAPATTPEGWIETTAKLTKRPDQFGIALTNVIADAGEWWFQLQNFCLPFDGKWAEGKMPLANSAEVVKGLELWKGLYEAGVPQGTAQSAIMKLAADGRVAQAFGVNPTVVVLRATNPDIYPKLRSAAPPWASKRSLDRIHPLIALKGKNSEGAMEFIKFAMTPDVMADLMITNLYVMPPYDLAAKSEKFKAFLADKPWITGFNEAKQVSPIDVMGDFAFVDDQFGRIIMQNFQSALRPGGSVKEAMDGAQKQLEALAKRV from the coding sequence ATGACGTCGAATGAGGTGAAGTCCGCGCGCGCCGGCAAAGGTCCGCGTCCGAGCCGCCGCCAGTTTCTAGGCGGCGCCGCGGCCCTTGGTGCCGCCACCGCCGGATCGTTCCCGATCCGCAGTGCCCGCTCCGCCGACCGCATTCCGCTGAAGGTCATGAGCTGGGAGCAGTTCCAGCCTGGCGAGAAGGACGGCTGGAACGCGCTGTTCAAGAAGTTCAACGAATCCCAGGACAAGTACACGGTAGACTGGACCGGCTGGCCGGCGAGCCAATATGTGTCGAACGTCGTGATCCAGGCGCAGGCCGGCGGCATCGATGCCGATGTGCTCATGGCGATGCCGGATCTCTCGGCGCAGGTCATCCGCAAGTTCAATCTCGCCGAACCGCTCGATTCGGTCGTCGAGGCTCTCGGCATCACCCCGAGTGCCGGCCATGAATTCCTGCGCAAGGATGGCAAGCTCTACGGCCTCTCGGCAATCGATGTGAACTTTGCACTGGTCTACAACAAGGAACTCTTCGACAAGGCCGGCATAGCGCCCGCGACAACGCCGGAAGGCTGGATCGAGACGACGGCAAAACTCACCAAGCGGCCCGACCAGTTCGGCATCGCGCTCACCAATGTCATCGCCGATGCCGGCGAATGGTGGTTCCAGCTGCAGAATTTCTGCCTGCCCTTCGACGGCAAATGGGCGGAAGGCAAGATGCCGCTCGCCAATTCGGCGGAGGTGGTCAAGGGCCTGGAACTCTGGAAGGGGCTCTACGAGGCCGGCGTGCCGCAGGGCACCGCGCAGAGCGCCATCATGAAGCTCGCCGCCGACGGGCGCGTCGCCCAGGCCTTCGGCGTCAACCCGACCGTCGTCGTGCTGCGCGCCACCAATCCGGACATCTATCCGAAGCTGCGCTCCGCCGCCCCGCCCTGGGCGAGCAAGCGCTCGCTCGACCGCATCCATCCGCTGATCGCTCTCAAGGGCAAGAATTCGGAAGGCGCGATGGAGTTCATCAAGTTCGCGATGACGCCGGATGTGATGGCCGATCTGATGATCACCAATCTCTACGTCATGCCGCCCTACGATCTCGCGGCCAAGTCGGAGAAGTTCAAGGCGTTCCTGGCCGACAAGCCATGGATCACCGGCTTCAACGAGGCCAAGCAGGTCTCGCCGATCGACGTCATGGGTGACTTTGCCTTTGTCGACGACCAGTTCGGCCGCATCATCATGCAGAACTTCCAGAGCGCGCTGCGTCCCGGCGGTTCGGTGAAGGAGGCGATGGACGGCGCGCAGAAGCAGCTCGAGGCGCTGGCGAAGCGGGTGTGA
- a CDS encoding carbohydrate ABC transporter permease encodes MALAPALPGTATPARRRAKARNGVVGSRAFPYLLILPMLALEGALVVFPILRGALFSLETEDGLSLDNYRSMLVDPDFWRMIRTTLIFTLSVDIAILAIGLSLALLMNWSFRGRGLVRSLLTIPWAIPEVPVAITFVLMLDPSFGVFNSFLRFFTGASESPQWLLDPVLAMLVVITVTVWKGFPFYSLVLLSALQSVPDELYEAARIDGAGKISQFRHVTLPGISGTLALLAVLAFIYSTQQFTLIWLITGGGPVDATTTLAPAIYMQAFRFYNFSYAGAIAVVGFLISAIATTFFVTIQRRLEMRE; translated from the coding sequence TTGGCATTGGCTCCGGCGCTTCCCGGCACCGCGACTCCGGCCCGTCGCCGGGCAAAAGCGCGGAACGGCGTGGTCGGCAGCCGCGCCTTTCCCTATCTGCTGATCCTGCCGATGCTGGCGCTTGAGGGCGCGCTCGTCGTCTTCCCGATCCTGCGCGGCGCCCTGTTCAGCCTCGAGACCGAGGACGGACTCAGCCTCGACAATTACCGGTCCATGCTGGTCGACCCCGATTTCTGGCGGATGATCCGCACGACGCTGATCTTCACGCTATCGGTCGACATCGCCATCCTCGCCATCGGTCTGTCGCTGGCGCTGTTGATGAACTGGAGCTTTCGCGGTCGCGGCCTCGTTCGCAGCCTGCTGACCATCCCCTGGGCTATACCCGAAGTCCCGGTCGCCATCACCTTCGTCCTGATGCTCGATCCGAGTTTCGGCGTCTTCAATTCCTTCCTGCGCTTCTTCACCGGCGCCTCCGAGAGCCCGCAATGGCTGCTCGATCCCGTACTCGCCATGCTGGTGGTCATCACTGTCACGGTGTGGAAGGGCTTTCCGTTCTATTCGCTGGTCCTGCTTTCCGCGCTGCAGAGCGTCCCGGACGAGCTTTACGAAGCGGCCAGGATCGACGGTGCCGGAAAGATCTCGCAGTTCCGCCATGTGACGCTGCCGGGCATCAGCGGCACGCTGGCGCTGCTCGCCGTGCTAGCCTTCATCTATTCGACGCAGCAATTCACACTGATCTGGCTGATCACCGGCGGCGGACCGGTCGATGCCACGACGACGCTGGCGCCGGCCATCTACATGCAGGCCTTCCGCTTCTATAATTTCAGCTATGCCGGCGCGATCGCGGTTGTCGGCTTCCTCATCTCGGCCATCGCCACGACCTTCTTCGTCACGATCCAGCGCCGGCTGGAGATGCGGGAATGA
- a CDS encoding carbohydrate ABC transporter permease codes for MSHASLANSPSRPWRFQAEPLLRGLAILVVSTVMLFPVYWMLLSSLRPSSDSLSFPPPLLPHGIDVSAYVQLFTDKPIAHWLMLSTLVASLTVVATLILVIPAAYALSRLYWAGRSAFGLLLLFTQMMPAAVVVAPILMLYRSLGWTDNLWALALLHTAFVVPLCAWVLKSSFDAVPKEIVEAALIDGCDRWKVLWLILLPLTRPGLVAVSVIAFFASWNEYLFASTLITKNDLYTASLGLATLMTQLDTPLFVLMAAGVTFSVLPVFFYMAIQRHLLRGLTAGAVKG; via the coding sequence ATGAGCCACGCGTCCCTCGCCAACTCGCCGTCGAGACCCTGGCGGTTCCAGGCCGAGCCGCTGCTGCGCGGCCTCGCCATTCTCGTCGTCTCGACGGTTATGCTCTTCCCCGTCTATTGGATGCTGCTGTCGTCGCTGCGGCCGTCGAGCGACTCGCTTTCCTTCCCACCGCCCCTGTTGCCGCACGGCATCGACGTCTCAGCCTATGTCCAGCTCTTCACCGACAAGCCGATCGCGCATTGGCTGATGCTCTCGACCCTGGTCGCCAGCCTGACGGTGGTTGCAACGCTGATCCTGGTGATCCCGGCGGCCTATGCGCTGTCGCGGCTCTATTGGGCCGGCCGGTCGGCCTTCGGATTGCTGCTGCTGTTTACGCAGATGATGCCGGCGGCGGTCGTCGTCGCTCCGATCCTGATGCTCTATCGCAGCCTCGGCTGGACCGACAATCTCTGGGCCCTGGCGCTGCTGCATACCGCCTTTGTCGTGCCGCTCTGCGCCTGGGTGCTGAAATCTTCCTTCGACGCCGTGCCGAAGGAGATCGTCGAGGCGGCGCTGATCGATGGCTGCGACCGCTGGAAGGTGCTGTGGCTGATCCTGCTACCGCTGACCCGGCCGGGCCTCGTCGCTGTCAGTGTCATCGCCTTCTTCGCCAGCTGGAACGAATATCTCTTCGCCTCGACGCTGATTACCAAGAACGACCTCTACACCGCCTCGCTCGGGCTCGCGACGCTGATGACCCAGCTCGACACGCCGCTCTTCGTGCTGATGGCGGCGGGCGTGACGTTCTCCGTTCTTCCGGTCTTCTTTTACATGGCGATCCAGCGCCATCTCTTGCGTGGCCTCACCGCTGGCGCGGTGAAGGGCTGA
- a CDS encoding mandelate racemase/muconate lactonizing enzyme family protein, translating to MKITKIETLWFEALPQTEWAKLNPKARQALPNNLWVQIHTDTGLVGLGETYYLPRAVAPIIHDIFAPLLIGRDPRDIENHWQNMFALVSFCGAYGAEMRAISAVDVALWDIAAQSAGVPIHTALGGRSRDRIRLYNTCVGYGKYDDLNAWLNGKAGELATSLVAQGVTAMKIWPFDQFGPTLSGPVDTKKPMVIWGAQTAAGPRGHDLTNDDLKAGIAIVEDIRRAVGDKIEIMIEGHARWDLGASTKIARALEPYDIAWLEEIMPPDNADSYVRLKQQTSIPICQSERIFTRFNYRPWIEKGAADIIMPDLSWGGGLTEGRKLAAMADTYFLPVTCHDTIGPVALWAATHLMLHIPNALIMETVRGYIDGWYDDVVTDRIEVRDGYLLLPDRPGLGTRLRDDLFSKPNARVEVTTEETLKRW from the coding sequence ATGAAAATCACCAAGATCGAGACACTCTGGTTCGAGGCGCTGCCGCAGACCGAGTGGGCGAAGCTCAACCCGAAGGCGCGGCAGGCCCTGCCCAATAATCTATGGGTCCAGATCCACACGGATACGGGCCTCGTCGGACTCGGCGAAACCTATTATTTGCCGCGTGCCGTCGCCCCGATCATCCACGACATCTTTGCGCCGCTGCTGATCGGCCGCGATCCGCGCGATATCGAGAACCACTGGCAGAACATGTTCGCGCTGGTGAGCTTCTGCGGCGCCTATGGCGCGGAGATGCGCGCCATCTCCGCCGTCGACGTGGCGCTCTGGGACATTGCCGCGCAGAGCGCAGGCGTGCCGATCCATACGGCGCTGGGCGGCCGCAGCCGCGATCGCATCCGCCTCTACAATACCTGCGTCGGCTACGGGAAATATGACGATCTCAACGCCTGGCTGAACGGCAAGGCCGGCGAACTGGCGACAAGCCTCGTCGCGCAGGGCGTGACCGCCATGAAGATCTGGCCGTTCGACCAGTTCGGCCCGACGCTCTCCGGCCCGGTCGACACGAAGAAGCCCATGGTGATCTGGGGGGCGCAGACGGCCGCCGGGCCGCGCGGCCACGACCTCACCAACGACGATCTGAAGGCCGGTATCGCCATCGTCGAGGACATTCGCCGCGCCGTCGGGGACAAAATAGAGATCATGATCGAGGGCCATGCGCGCTGGGACCTCGGCGCCTCGACGAAGATTGCGCGTGCTCTTGAGCCCTACGACATCGCCTGGCTCGAGGAGATCATGCCGCCGGACAATGCCGACAGCTATGTCCGCCTGAAGCAGCAGACATCGATCCCGATCTGCCAGAGCGAGCGCATCTTCACGCGCTTCAACTATCGTCCCTGGATCGAGAAGGGCGCCGCCGACATCATCATGCCGGACCTATCCTGGGGTGGTGGCCTGACCGAGGGTCGCAAGCTCGCCGCGATGGCCGACACCTATTTCCTCCCCGTCACCTGCCATGACACGATCGGTCCGGTGGCGCTCTGGGCGGCGACGCATCTGATGCTGCACATCCCCAATGCGCTGATCATGGAAACGGTGCGCGGCTATATTGACGGCTGGTATGACGACGTCGTCACCGACCGGATCGAAGTGCGCGACGGCTATCTGTTGTTGCCCGACCGGCCGGGCCTCGGCACGCGGCTCCGGGACGATCTGTTCTCGAAGCCGAATGCGCGGGTGGAAGTGACCACCGAAGAGACGCTGAAGCGGTGGTGA
- a CDS encoding NAD(P)-dependent oxidoreductase encodes MTDFQLLYTGDYLGADGSLAIPDIALDLYAPHTAIRVDFLRSQSPRPGDATYQERLYSLELTADDIAEADAVVIFRPWVKASTFERGAERLTVIGRAGAGYDKLDLAACTANDVAVFNAPDTLTHATASSAFILMLALAKRLPEQQAMVRDGRWDLQPATMGLDLPGKTLGIVGLGASGRELARLAAPWGMRILAFSPRASAEEAARLGVTLVASIDEIFREADFVSLHNRLDASTRGSIGARHLRLMKPTAYFINVARGEIVDQAALVAALHERWFAGAGLDVYEHEPLPKDDPLNGLDNVILTPHWLPSTRDAARLTMSEMAEGMIRASQGLVPRNIVNPAVLERTGFQAKLARFSSPS; translated from the coding sequence ATGACGGATTTCCAGCTTCTCTATACGGGCGACTATCTCGGCGCCGATGGCAGCCTCGCCATTCCCGACATCGCGCTCGATCTCTACGCGCCGCATACCGCGATCCGCGTCGATTTCCTGCGCAGCCAGTCGCCGCGCCCGGGCGACGCGACCTACCAGGAACGTCTCTATTCGCTGGAACTGACGGCCGACGACATCGCGGAGGCCGACGCCGTCGTGATCTTCCGCCCCTGGGTCAAGGCATCGACCTTCGAGCGGGGCGCGGAACGGCTGACCGTGATCGGCCGCGCCGGCGCCGGTTATGACAAGCTCGACCTCGCCGCCTGCACGGCGAACGATGTCGCTGTGTTCAATGCGCCGGACACGCTGACCCACGCCACGGCCTCGTCCGCGTTCATCTTGATGCTGGCGCTCGCCAAGCGCTTGCCTGAGCAGCAGGCGATGGTGCGGGACGGCCGTTGGGATCTGCAGCCCGCCACCATGGGACTCGACCTGCCGGGCAAGACACTCGGCATTGTCGGCCTTGGCGCGTCGGGCCGCGAACTCGCTCGCCTCGCCGCACCGTGGGGCATGCGGATCCTCGCCTTCTCGCCGCGCGCATCCGCCGAGGAAGCGGCGCGCCTCGGCGTCACACTCGTCGCCTCCATCGACGAAATCTTCCGCGAAGCGGACTTCGTGAGCCTGCACAACCGGCTCGACGCCTCGACGAGGGGCTCGATCGGCGCCCGCCATCTGCGGCTGATGAAGCCGACTGCGTATTTCATCAATGTCGCGCGAGGCGAGATCGTCGACCAGGCGGCCTTGGTCGCGGCATTGCACGAGCGCTGGTTTGCCGGCGCCGGCCTCGACGTCTACGAGCACGAGCCGCTGCCGAAGGACGATCCCTTGAACGGCCTGGATAACGTCATCCTCACGCCACACTGGCTGCCCTCGACGCGCGACGCGGCTCGCCTCACCATGAGCGAAATGGCAGAGGGCATGATCCGGGCCTCGCAGGGGCTCGTTCCCCGCAACATCGTCAACCCGGCCGTGCTCGAAAGAACCGGCTTCCAGGCGAAGCTCGCCCGCTTCTCTTCGCCCTCCTGA
- a CDS encoding HpcH/HpaI aldolase family protein encodes MIRTNRLKAKLKSGEKALGIWLQSADPTFAEISALIGFDAFIMDQEHGPGGVQAAIDMARAAAVTDTTSIVRVPSSDPIYLRRILDAGIEGVLVPMVESAEQAKSIADACRFPPLGKRGNAWDITRAAGYGVARDYMKRVHDETLVIVQLETVEGIKNARAIADVDGIDVIFIGPTDLAGSAGVGGDTGHPTVEALIAEAVAAVRPTGKPLATVPRRGKTWQQAFDDGFAFVAAGSEIHYFRLAAEAQFKDWLSYSGKEGK; translated from the coding sequence ATGATCCGCACGAACCGATTGAAGGCGAAACTGAAGTCCGGCGAGAAGGCCCTCGGTATCTGGCTCCAGAGCGCCGATCCGACCTTTGCCGAGATCTCGGCGCTGATCGGCTTCGATGCCTTCATCATGGACCAGGAGCACGGCCCCGGCGGCGTGCAAGCGGCGATCGACATGGCGCGGGCCGCCGCGGTCACCGACACGACGTCGATCGTGCGCGTTCCCTCGTCCGACCCGATCTATCTGCGCCGCATCCTCGATGCCGGTATCGAGGGGGTGCTGGTGCCGATGGTGGAAAGTGCGGAACAGGCGAAGAGCATCGCCGATGCCTGCCGGTTCCCGCCGCTGGGAAAACGCGGCAATGCCTGGGACATCACCCGCGCGGCCGGCTATGGCGTGGCGCGGGACTATATGAAGCGCGTGCATGACGAGACGCTCGTCATCGTCCAGTTGGAAACGGTCGAGGGTATCAAGAATGCCCGCGCCATCGCCGATGTCGATGGCATCGACGTGATCTTCATCGGGCCGACCGACCTCGCGGGAAGCGCCGGCGTCGGCGGCGACACCGGACATCCGACTGTCGAAGCGCTGATCGCCGAGGCAGTAGCAGCCGTGCGCCCCACGGGCAAGCCGCTTGCCACCGTCCCCCGCCGTGGCAAGACATGGCAGCAGGCCTTCGACGACGGCTTCGCCTTCGTCGCCGCCGGCAGCGAGATCCACTATTTCCGCCTCGCCGCCGAAGCGCAGTTCAAGGACTGGCTGAGCTATAGCGGCAAGGAAGGGAAGTGA
- a CDS encoding SDR family oxidoreductase: MDLGIKGKRALVLASSRGLGLGVAAALVGEGCEVVITGRNAERLQAAADQLSASGPGRAIALPLDFAAPDAVEVLARESVARLGGVDILVNNTGGPPPGPITAVTGDVWASQFETMVRRVILLTGALLPPMMERQWGRVLTLASTSVIEPIAGLGISNSLRSALVGWSKTLSTEIGASGVTVNMLLPGRILTERIGEIDRANAERSGKSVEAIGEAARASIPLGRYGTVEEFAAMAAFLVSAPASYITGTAIRCDGGATRSV; this comes from the coding sequence ATGGATCTTGGCATCAAGGGCAAGCGGGCGCTGGTGCTTGCCTCGTCGCGCGGTCTCGGCCTCGGCGTCGCGGCGGCACTGGTCGGCGAAGGCTGCGAGGTCGTCATCACCGGCCGCAACGCCGAAAGGCTGCAGGCCGCCGCTGACCAGCTCTCCGCCTCGGGACCGGGCCGGGCCATCGCCTTGCCGCTCGATTTCGCCGCGCCGGACGCTGTCGAGGTCCTGGCCCGCGAGAGCGTTGCCCGGCTCGGCGGGGTCGATATCCTCGTCAACAATACCGGCGGTCCACCGCCCGGCCCAATCACGGCCGTCACCGGGGATGTCTGGGCGAGCCAGTTCGAGACGATGGTCCGCCGCGTCATCCTGCTCACCGGCGCGCTGCTGCCGCCGATGATGGAGCGCCAATGGGGCCGCGTGCTGACGCTCGCCTCGACCAGCGTCATCGAGCCGATCGCTGGCCTCGGCATCTCCAATTCGCTGCGCTCGGCGCTGGTCGGCTGGTCGAAGACGCTCTCGACCGAAATTGGCGCCAGCGGCGTGACGGTGAACATGCTGCTTCCCGGCCGCATCCTGACGGAGCGCATCGGCGAAATCGACCGCGCCAATGCCGAACGTTCCGGCAAGAGCGTCGAGGCAATCGGCGAGGCCGCGCGTGCGTCTATCCCGCTCGGCCGCTACGGCACCGTCGAGGAATTCGCCGCCATGGCCGCCTTCCTCGTCAGCGCGCCGGCGAGCTACATCACCGGCACCGCGATCCGCTGCGACGGCGGCGCGACCCGGTCGGTATAG
- a CDS encoding SHOCT domain-containing protein, with translation MLFEGGFTFSNFLADAFAIFMFILWFWLLVTVIGDLFRRHDVSGFGKVLWVILLVVLPYIGIFAYLLSQGRGMAERNQARATHAREELRQIVGFSAADEIEKLDRLKAAGSVSAEEYSRLRAKVVQ, from the coding sequence ATGCTTTTTGAGGGCGGCTTTACATTCAGCAATTTCCTGGCGGACGCGTTCGCCATTTTCATGTTCATCCTGTGGTTCTGGCTGCTCGTCACCGTGATCGGCGATCTGTTTCGCCGTCACGATGTCTCGGGCTTCGGCAAGGTCCTCTGGGTGATCCTGCTCGTCGTGCTGCCCTATATCGGCATCTTCGCCTATCTGCTCTCGCAGGGTCGCGGCATGGCCGAGCGCAATCAGGCCCGGGCGACGCATGCGCGGGAAGAACTGCGCCAGATCGTCGGCTTCAGCGCCGCCGACGAGATCGAGAAGCTCGACCGCCTGAAGGCAGCCGGCTCGGTCTCGGCTGAGGAATATAGCCGCCTGCGCGCCAAGGTCGTGCAGTAG